One segment of Primulina tabacum isolate GXHZ01 chromosome 14, ASM2559414v2, whole genome shotgun sequence DNA contains the following:
- the LOC142523866 gene encoding uncharacterized protein LOC142523866: protein MREGIVLGHKISETWIEVDKAKIEVIEKLPAQTNIKGVRSFLGHAGLYRRFIKDFSCIAKPLTNFLMKDVRFDFSDECVQAFQVLKEKLITAPVMIAPDWASPFEVMCDARDTALGAVLGQKREKCIHVIYYASMTLSAAQVNYATTEKELLAVFFALDKFRSYLIESKVVVHTDHSALKYLMAKKDAKPRLIHWILLLQEFDLEIIHRNGTENQVADHLSRLENPSQGNEIIHDDFPDEQLFEINNLPCLLAKYGVRHKVATLYHPQTSGQVEVSNRELKRILEKTVGASRKEWSRKLDDALWGYHTAFKTPIGTGDERVLQLNELDEFRLDAYENAKLYKEKTKRWHDQNIVHREFVVGQLVLLYNSRLKLIPGSKLNKKNTVRAEFNKFGWRPLLDNADPYYPELVWQFYANFEEKNKTGMQHIRTYVKGVTIELTTASLAAILKFPNDGPLVVFNQLDIFLSDITFRIPQAWSRLHYFTSQTGSRSFRRLSRCLIA from the exons ATGAGAGAGGGAATTGTGTTGGGgcacaaaatttcagaaacatggATTGAAGTTGATAAGGCAAAAATTGAAGTAATTGAGAAACTTCCAGCCCAAACAAACATAAAAGGAGTGCGTAGTTTTCTGGGACATGCAGGGTTATATAGAcgatttataaaagatttttctTGCATTGCTAAGCCACTAACCAATTTTCTGATGAAAGATGTGCGCTTTGATTTCTCCGATGAGTGTGTGCAAGCCTTTCAGGTATTAAAAGAGAAATTGATAACCGCACCTGTGATGATAGCGCCTGATTGGGCGTCACCATTTGAGGTGATGTGTGATGCAAGAGACACAGCTCTAGGGGCAGTGTTGGGGCAAAAGAGGGAGAAATGCATCCATGTCATCTACTATGCTAGTATGACACTGTCAGCTGCCCAAGTGAACTATGCAACTACAGAGAAGGAGCTTCTTGCTGTGTTTTTTGCTCTGGATAAATTTAGATCATATTTGATAGAGAGCAAAGTTGTAGTGCACACTGACCATTCCGCCTTGAAATACTTGATGGCCAAAAAGGATGCAAAACCAAGGCTCATCCACTGGATTCTTCTGTTGCAGGAATTTGACTTGGAGATAATCCATAGGAATGGGACAGAAAACCAAGTTGCAGATCATCTCTCGCGTTTGGAGAATCCAAGTCAAGGTAATGAAATAATTCACGATGATTTCCCGGATGAACAACTTTTTGAGATCAACAATTTACCGTG TTTGTTGGCTAAGTATGGGGTCcgacataaggtggccacactttatcatcctcaaactagtGGCCAAGTCGAGGTATCGAACAGAGAACTTAAACGCATTCTTGAGAAGACTGTCGGTGCTTCAAGGAAAGAATGGTCTAGAAAACTCGACGATGCACTTTGGGGTTACCACACTGCTTTTAAAACTCCCATTG GCACAGGTGACGAGAGAGTGTTGCAACTGAATGAGTTGGATGAGTTTAGGTTAGATGCTTATGAGAACGCCAAGCTTTACAAGGAGAAAACCAAACGTTGGCATGATCAGAACATCGTCCATCGAGAATTTGTGGTGGGACAACTGGTACTATTATACAATTCTCGACTGAAGCTAATTCCAG GATccaaattgaataaaaaaaatacggTCAGGGCAGAGTTTAATAAATTTGGTTGGAGACCTCTCCTGGACAACGCCGACCCCTATTACCCCGAGTTGGTCTGGCAATTCTACGCGAATTTCGAGGAAAAAAACAAGACCGGGATGCAACATATACGTACTTACGTCAAAGGGGTTACTATTGAGTTAACCACCGCATCTCTGGCCGCTATTTTGAAATTCCCCAATGACGGGCCTCTGGTGGTCTTCAATCAGTTGGATATCTTCCTGTCGGACATCACTTTCCGGATCCCTCAGGCGTGGAGCCGTCTACACTATTTCACATCCCAAACCGGCTCCCGCTCCTTCCGACGTCTCTCCCGCTGCTTGATCGCCTAA